One window of Psychrobacillus sp. FSL H8-0483 genomic DNA carries:
- a CDS encoding ribonucleotide-diphosphate reductase subunit beta — MQLERRKLMDKEAPNRSTGIVNGQSSNILNWDDVRFSWAYPKYKKMLGNFWTPFEINMSNDIKQFPGLIDAEREAFLKIIGLLALLDSVQTDFAGKVADFLTDSSLNALMIILAQQEVIHNHSYSYVLSSLVSKDEQDRVFDFWRTDPVLQKRNDFVLKGYEEFAENPNVNSLLRSIVYDVILEGLFFYSGFAFFYHLARHQKMVGTSTMINYINRDEQLHVDLFVKIYKEILEEYPELDTPERAREVEEIFREAAQLEVDWAREVIGEKIDGLDVEDVEAYIYFYANVRCNQLGYDRPFPEYRKNPLKWIKAYEEVDLGKTDFFEQKSRQYVKVNVQDNGFDDL, encoded by the coding sequence ATGCAATTAGAAAGAAGAAAATTAATGGATAAAGAAGCGCCAAACCGCTCAACCGGTATTGTAAATGGTCAAAGCTCTAATATACTAAACTGGGATGATGTACGATTCAGTTGGGCATATCCTAAATACAAAAAGATGCTAGGAAATTTTTGGACTCCTTTTGAGATTAATATGAGCAACGATATTAAGCAGTTTCCAGGATTAATAGATGCAGAAAGAGAAGCTTTCTTAAAAATTATTGGGTTACTGGCTCTTTTAGACAGTGTGCAAACGGATTTCGCTGGTAAGGTAGCGGACTTCTTAACAGATTCCAGTTTAAACGCACTCATGATTATTTTAGCGCAGCAAGAAGTTATTCATAATCATTCGTATTCCTATGTATTGTCTAGCTTAGTATCAAAAGATGAGCAGGATCGTGTATTTGACTTTTGGAGAACAGATCCAGTTCTTCAAAAAAGAAATGATTTTGTTTTAAAAGGATATGAGGAATTCGCAGAAAATCCTAATGTGAATAGCTTGCTTCGATCGATTGTATATGATGTGATTTTAGAAGGCCTATTTTTCTATTCTGGCTTTGCATTTTTCTATCATCTTGCCAGACATCAAAAAATGGTTGGCACGAGTACGATGATTAACTATATAAACCGTGATGAACAGCTGCATGTCGATTTATTTGTGAAGATTTACAAGGAGATATTAGAGGAATATCCTGAATTGGATACACCAGAGCGAGCAAGGGAAGTAGAAGAGATTTTCCGTGAAGCAGCACAGCTCGAAGTTGACTGGGCACGCGAAGTGATCGGGGAGAAGATAGATGGTCTAGACGTGGAAGATGTCGAAGCTTATATTTATTTTTACGCAAATGTGCGATGCAACCAACTAGGCTATGACCGACCATTCCCAGAATACCGAAAAAATCCATTGAAATGGATCAAAGCCTACGAAGAAGTAGACCTAGGAAAAACGGATTTCTTTGAACAAAAATCAAGACAATATGTAAAAGTAAATGTACAAGATAATGGATTTGATGATTTGTAA
- the eutH gene encoding ethanolamine utilization protein EutH has translation MAMIGTVVVYIIMACAIMGAFAAIKNPEEGLGKEFMSGLHAVGHIFVPAAGIMASIPYLTWFIDKFIGPIFHFIGADPAIAATAILASDMGGYQLANALKESYEGWIMALIVGYMAGATIVFSIPMGLAMLDKRDHKYMALGIMSGVLTIPIGAFISSVLLVLFDTKVRDVISTTADSTYEFVISYGQILINLTPLLIFVILIAAGLKFFPRGMISGFMLFGRVMDAGIKLVLVFSIVEIFTGLFTTIFGAWGFDPIMADKEDQFRALETAGYIGIMLAGAFPMIYLLRKYASKPLEAGGRKIGLTSVGSAGILATIANILAMFSLVRYMRPKDKVINISFAVCAAFLLGDHLSFTANFQPTIILPVILGKFLAGVCAIAFAYWLSVPTALKLEEKDRADGTIRPGEYLEDEKVPSQA, from the coding sequence ATGGCAATGATCGGTACAGTAGTAGTGTACATAATTATGGCGTGTGCAATTATGGGGGCTTTTGCAGCGATTAAAAACCCAGAGGAAGGTCTTGGAAAAGAGTTTATGTCTGGTCTTCATGCAGTTGGTCATATTTTTGTTCCAGCAGCTGGTATTATGGCATCTATACCTTACTTAACATGGTTTATTGATAAATTTATAGGTCCGATTTTCCATTTCATTGGGGCAGATCCAGCGATTGCGGCAACTGCAATATTGGCATCTGACATGGGAGGATATCAGTTAGCGAATGCATTAAAGGAATCCTATGAAGGATGGATTATGGCGTTGATTGTCGGTTATATGGCTGGAGCGACTATTGTGTTCTCTATCCCAATGGGACTAGCTATGCTGGATAAACGAGACCATAAATATATGGCTCTTGGTATTATGTCAGGAGTACTGACAATTCCGATTGGGGCATTTATTTCTTCAGTATTACTAGTTCTTTTTGATACTAAAGTTCGTGATGTGATTAGTACTACAGCCGATTCAACGTATGAATTTGTTATAAGTTATGGGCAAATTTTAATCAACTTAACGCCTTTACTCATTTTTGTTATATTAATCGCAGCAGGTCTAAAATTCTTCCCAAGGGGTATGATTTCAGGCTTCATGTTATTTGGTCGCGTGATGGACGCAGGGATTAAACTAGTATTAGTATTCTCGATTGTAGAAATTTTTACTGGTCTATTCACAACTATTTTTGGTGCGTGGGGCTTCGATCCGATTATGGCTGATAAAGAGGATCAGTTCCGAGCGCTTGAAACTGCAGGGTACATTGGAATCATGCTAGCAGGTGCTTTCCCGATGATTTACTTATTACGTAAGTATGCATCGAAGCCATTAGAAGCAGGTGGACGCAAGATTGGGCTTACATCTGTAGGAAGTGCAGGTATTCTAGCTACTATTGCGAATATCCTAGCAATGTTCTCGTTAGTGCGTTATATGCGACCGAAAGATAAAGTAATTAATATATCATTTGCTGTTTGTGCGGCGTTCTTGTTAGGGGATCACTTGTCCTTTACTGCTAACTTTCAACCGACCATTATATTGCCAGTAATTTTAGGGAAATTTTTAGCTGGTGTTTGTGCTATTGCCTTTGCATACTGGTTGTCTGTTCCGACTGCATTAAAGCTAGAGGAAAAAGATCGTGCAGATGGTACAATACGTCCGGGTGAATATTTGGAAGATGAGAAAGTTCCATCCCAGGCTTGA
- a CDS encoding metallophosphoesterase → MKRFGAILLVVLVYSAIVFYFGWSVQAWLETFIPVNKWFFGVVWGLIGYAILIGRIDHRLRLFNIIGSYWMIIMQYGIILFPIGTIVTWIFPSQLRWIGWMILAVFVLILMIGTYNAFTPVVRELSIKIPKKDSKLSELKVVVASDFHLGLLSNKAHLKRFVKKANEEHPDLILLVGDLVDDDPIWFVKNGMSEVMKQLDSTYGVYGVLGNHEYYGKKIPLLVEEMEASNVHMLLDETILLADSLYLTGREDLTNKKRKQLSGLAPEKRNLPWFVMDHTPSNLLIPEKEGVDFHVSGHTHRGQMWPNHIFTRKIFELDYGYKQKGSLHAIVSSGFGFWGPPIRLGSQSELWVVNIKLEDVKA, encoded by the coding sequence ATGAAAAGATTCGGAGCCATTTTATTAGTAGTCCTTGTATACTCAGCAATTGTGTTTTATTTTGGGTGGAGTGTCCAAGCGTGGTTAGAAACATTCATACCTGTGAATAAATGGTTCTTCGGTGTTGTATGGGGTTTAATTGGATATGCAATATTAATTGGGAGAATCGACCACCGGCTTCGATTATTTAATATAATAGGGTCCTACTGGATGATTATTATGCAGTATGGAATTATTCTTTTTCCGATTGGGACCATAGTGACGTGGATTTTCCCAAGTCAGTTAAGGTGGATTGGCTGGATGATTTTGGCTGTATTTGTGCTTATTCTGATGATTGGAACTTACAACGCCTTTACACCAGTTGTGCGAGAGCTGTCAATTAAGATTCCGAAAAAGGATTCAAAGCTTTCTGAATTAAAGGTAGTAGTTGCTTCTGATTTCCATCTTGGTTTATTATCCAATAAGGCGCATTTAAAACGTTTTGTAAAAAAAGCAAATGAAGAACATCCAGATTTGATCTTGTTAGTCGGTGATTTGGTAGATGATGATCCAATCTGGTTTGTGAAAAACGGCATGTCCGAAGTGATGAAACAACTAGATTCCACGTATGGTGTATATGGGGTCCTTGGAAACCATGAATACTATGGTAAAAAGATTCCTTTATTAGTAGAAGAAATGGAAGCATCCAATGTACACATGTTGTTAGATGAAACCATATTACTTGCAGATTCGTTGTATTTGACAGGTCGTGAAGATTTGACGAATAAAAAAAGAAAGCAACTTTCGGGATTAGCGCCCGAAAAACGCAATTTGCCATGGTTTGTCATGGATCATACGCCTTCGAATTTACTAATTCCTGAAAAAGAAGGAGTAGATTTTCACGTTTCGGGTCATACTCATCGAGGTCAAATGTGGCCGAATCATATTTTCACACGAAAAATATTTGAACTCGATTATGGATATAAACAAAAGGGAAGTTTGCACGCGATTGTATCATCGGGATTTGGGTTTTGGGGTCCGCCTATTCGATTAGGCAGCCAATCAGAGTTGTGGGTGGTAAATATTAAGTTAGAGGATGTGAAAGCATAA
- a CDS encoding sensor histidine kinase — MIESTLEQLCNLYTDLTSEEVEILKNVSSTLQLYADLNNAYMFIDCKMRDSEHAIVVAEAFSKSSETIYENSVVGKIVFDSFEPGVFYSYRTGKKSLNSHAVTQEGKSVDQSVIPIKNKMHQVIGVLISEKEIFKHLPFSDSHKNVSFGQEELSAIFSGSPNEMPMISDLLMEIFLLTDKNNRLIYANPAGVNFITEMSQMNEIRNQNILELLPFIQPIYDFKEDVFIFDLTVDRKNLIVKKVRMRDREQLKGTLLIIQDVTELRTKEKELMMKSVFIKEIHHRVKNNLQTVASLLRLQMRKGFPEESKVYFEDTLNRIYSISSVYEIILANTDADDEDVNIIELTKKVSSTMVLNEIHKKISLIIQTNGNKILTTSRKAVSIALIINELVQNSLKHAFPEDSHGEIEVSFYSSKDFLELHIFDNGVGISKPKSSLGLEIVHNLVMNDLNGEFRYLPVEQGTHAVITFPISSEVVIYYEKENTDS, encoded by the coding sequence ATGATTGAATCTACTTTAGAACAATTATGTAATTTATATACTGATTTGACTTCCGAGGAAGTTGAAATTTTGAAAAACGTTTCTTCTACCTTACAACTATATGCTGATTTAAATAATGCATATATGTTCATAGATTGTAAGATGCGGGATAGTGAGCATGCAATTGTTGTAGCTGAAGCATTTTCTAAATCATCTGAGACTATCTATGAAAACTCTGTAGTAGGCAAAATTGTTTTTGATTCGTTTGAACCTGGAGTTTTTTATAGTTATCGCACCGGTAAAAAGTCTCTAAATAGTCATGCTGTAACGCAAGAAGGAAAGTCTGTGGACCAAAGCGTTATTCCAATAAAAAATAAAATGCATCAAGTTATTGGAGTGCTCATATCTGAAAAAGAGATATTTAAACACTTACCCTTCAGTGATAGTCACAAAAACGTATCTTTTGGTCAGGAAGAACTTAGTGCAATATTTAGTGGTAGCCCAAATGAAATGCCGATGATTTCAGATTTACTCATGGAAATTTTTTTGTTGACGGACAAAAATAATAGATTAATCTATGCAAATCCTGCAGGTGTAAATTTCATCACAGAAATGAGTCAAATGAATGAGATTCGAAATCAAAATATATTGGAATTACTTCCTTTTATTCAACCAATCTATGATTTTAAAGAAGATGTATTTATATTTGACCTCACAGTAGATAGAAAAAATTTAATCGTTAAAAAGGTTAGGATGCGAGATAGGGAGCAATTAAAAGGAACACTTCTCATTATTCAAGATGTGACGGAGTTGCGCACCAAGGAAAAAGAATTGATGATGAAGTCCGTGTTTATTAAGGAAATTCACCACCGAGTTAAAAATAATCTTCAAACAGTTGCAAGTTTGCTGCGACTACAAATGAGAAAAGGATTTCCGGAAGAAAGTAAGGTCTACTTTGAAGATACATTAAATAGAATATATAGTATTTCGTCCGTATATGAAATTATTCTCGCTAACACAGATGCGGATGACGAAGATGTAAATATCATTGAATTAACGAAAAAAGTATCTTCCACAATGGTATTAAATGAAATTCATAAAAAAATCAGCTTGATTATTCAGACAAATGGCAATAAAATATTAACAACATCACGTAAAGCGGTTTCAATTGCTCTTATTATTAATGAACTTGTTCAAAATTCTTTAAAACATGCTTTTCCAGAGGATAGTCACGGTGAAATAGAAGTAAGTTTTTATTCTAGTAAAGATTTTTTAGAGCTTCATATTTTCGACAACGGGGTCGGGATTAGTAAGCCAAAGTCTTCATTAGGGTTAGAAATAGTTCATAATTTAGTGATGAATGATTTAAATGGTGAGTTTAGATATTTACCTGTAGAGCAAGGAACGCATGCGGTTATAACGTTTCCCATCAGTTCGGAGGTTGTTATCTATTATGAAAAAGAAAATACTGATAGCTGA
- a CDS encoding DedA family protein — protein sequence MEAWITDWMNQFGYLGVFLLILAENIFPPIPSEVILTLGGFMTTTTTMTKLGIIIASTSGSVVGATILYWIGTLLDVERLEKIVKKYGKLLRLSIKDIHKADAWFDKYGVWAVFFGRLVPLVRSLISIPAGMSNMKFWLFLWFTTLGTLIWNTVLVSVGAAVGDNWNEIVGYMDIYSNIVYIILAIVGVAFLVWYFKKRD from the coding sequence ATGGAAGCATGGATTACAGACTGGATGAATCAGTTTGGTTATCTTGGTGTATTTTTATTAATATTGGCAGAAAATATTTTCCCGCCAATTCCTTCAGAGGTCATCTTAACCCTTGGAGGATTTATGACGACAACAACAACGATGACGAAGCTGGGTATTATCATTGCTTCTACGTCAGGGTCTGTTGTTGGAGCAACTATTTTATATTGGATAGGCACACTTTTGGATGTAGAACGTTTGGAGAAAATTGTGAAAAAGTACGGCAAGTTATTACGATTGTCGATTAAAGATATTCATAAAGCGGATGCATGGTTTGACAAGTATGGTGTTTGGGCTGTATTTTTCGGAAGACTAGTACCACTAGTAAGAAGTTTAATATCGATTCCTGCAGGGATGTCGAATATGAAATTCTGGTTATTCCTATGGTTTACAACGTTAGGAACATTAATTTGGAATACAGTGTTAGTTTCCGTGGGAGCAGCTGTCGGTGATAACTGGAATGAAATTGTAGGGTATATGGATATCTACTCCAACATAGTGTATATTATTTTAGCAATAGTTGGTGTTGCATTTCTTGTTTGGTATTTTAAAAAACGTGACTAA
- a CDS encoding response regulator — protein sequence MKKKILIAEDESIIRMDIKLMLQDHGYEIVGEAGDGDRAIELAFLHKPDLILMDIKMPKINGLQASKIIANQLDLPILIITAYSQKEFVEKAQQDNIVGYLVKPISEANLIPAVEIALHQSDKAKRLKQQVNVAQQEVEKRKIIERAKGLLMQAEKLTEQEAYKRLRESSMSSKMTMESVAKEIILQYK from the coding sequence ATGAAAAAGAAAATACTGATAGCTGAAGATGAATCAATTATTCGAATGGATATCAAATTGATGCTTCAGGATCATGGTTATGAAATAGTTGGAGAGGCAGGAGACGGTGATCGAGCAATTGAATTAGCATTTTTACATAAACCTGATCTTATTCTTATGGATATTAAGATGCCTAAGATCAATGGATTACAAGCTAGTAAAATAATTGCAAATCAACTAGACTTGCCTATACTTATTATTACCGCGTATAGTCAAAAGGAATTTGTAGAAAAGGCACAACAGGATAATATCGTTGGCTATTTAGTTAAACCTATATCCGAGGCAAATCTAATACCGGCAGTAGAGATTGCTTTACATCAATCAGATAAAGCGAAACGACTGAAGCAACAAGTTAACGTTGCACAACAAGAAGTTGAAAAAAGAAAGATAATTGAACGGGCAAAAGGATTATTAATGCAAGCGGAGAAGTTAACGGAACAGGAAGCTTATAAAAGATTAAGAGAATCTAGTATGTCTAGTAAAATGACGATGGAGTCAGTTGCGAAAGAAATTATTTTACAATACAAGTAA
- a CDS encoding ABC transporter permease, whose product MKKFGLVVLGFIAGIVALVNLGPLLGLAVSALIVFAGVHFYLKSDSTFLKIFWASVGIIGLLSAVANIPGFVGILAIVGVYYVVKTWKKEDVSFSSSIVKSDDPFVNFEKQWNELYK is encoded by the coding sequence ATGAAAAAATTTGGTTTAGTTGTACTCGGGTTTATCGCCGGGATTGTGGCACTAGTTAACTTAGGTCCACTTTTAGGACTCGCGGTATCGGCATTGATCGTCTTTGCAGGGGTGCATTTTTACTTAAAAAGTGATTCTACCTTTTTAAAAATCTTTTGGGCGAGTGTTGGAATCATTGGATTGCTTTCTGCTGTTGCCAACATACCAGGATTCGTTGGAATATTAGCCATCGTAGGTGTGTATTACGTTGTGAAGACATGGAAAAAAGAAGATGTTAGCTTTTCATCATCCATTGTGAAATCGGATGACCCATTTGTAAACTTTGAAAAACAATGGAATGAGCTTTATAAATAA
- a CDS encoding EutP/PduV family microcompartment system protein: MKNRAMLIGAIGVGKSTLTNALLGKAVPAVKTQTLIYYDWIVDTPGEYTENPFFYKNIMATALEVTHVLYLLDATSGKMIFPPGFSMGFSKLPIGVITKSDHPDANLARSIEMIRSVISYGPIVITSSINGAGIEPLKELVKMNDMESMKSYVKNSQDECLLFTDQLYSSRNL, encoded by the coding sequence ATGAAAAATAGAGCAATGCTAATAGGTGCAATTGGTGTGGGGAAATCCACTTTAACAAATGCATTATTAGGTAAAGCTGTACCTGCTGTTAAGACGCAAACATTAATCTATTATGACTGGATAGTAGACACGCCAGGCGAGTATACAGAAAATCCATTTTTTTATAAAAATATTATGGCTACAGCATTAGAGGTAACGCATGTGCTTTATTTACTGGATGCAACTAGTGGGAAAATGATTTTCCCCCCTGGGTTCAGTATGGGTTTTTCAAAATTACCTATCGGTGTAATTACCAAAAGTGATCATCCAGATGCGAATTTAGCTCGCTCGATTGAAATGATTCGCTCAGTTATTTCGTATGGACCTATCGTTATCACGTCCTCTATTAATGGAGCTGGTATAGAACCGCTAAAGGAATTAGTAAAGATGAATGATATGGAATCGATGAAAAGCTATGTGAAGAATTCACAAGATGAATGTTTATTGTTCACGGATCAACTTTACAGTTCTCGGAATCTTTGA
- a CDS encoding ribonucleoside-diphosphate reductase subunit alpha → MTTVTNTEKQEVLHQLIKEFGEENIAPLLKTHERWMKKFPEGTTSAWSKSMSLEALSFLDEQETYWTFVAARIHLADVYEKVAIHRNTTPDAVYSKFASNVQALVAKGLYDKRLADSYSQEELQLLAELIVPERDFLFTYIGLKTLLDRYVAKDFDKSIVELPQERWLIIAMTLMKEEKKNRLGKIKEAYWAMSNLYMTVATPTLSNAGKPHGQLSSCFIDTVDDSLQGIYDTNTDVATLSKFGGGIGVYMGKVRSRGSSIRGFVGASSGVLPWIKQLNNTAVSVDQLGQRQGAIAVYLDVWHKDIFTFLDLRLNNGDERLRAHDIFTGVCLPDLFMEKVDARDEWHLFDPHEVRQLKGYSLEDFYDEKRGEGSFREKYEECVNDSRLSRETVPAIDLMKRIMRSQLETGVPYMFYRDEVNRSNPNKHAGMVYSSNLCTEIFQNQSATSFESIQLEDDVIVTRRKAGDFVVCNLSSINLGRAVPADVLERLIKIQVRMLDNVIDLNMIPIPQAERTNARYRGIGLGTFGWHHLLALNSIRWESDEAVEFADKLYEKVAFLTIQASVELAKEKGAYPLFEGSDWQTGSYFEKRQYESEAWNELRKEVAENGIRNGYLMAVAPNSSTSILAGSTASIDPIFQKSYSEEKKDYKIPVTVPDLNSETTWFYKSAYFIDQHWTLKQNAARQRHIDQGVSLNLYVQNTIKAKELLDLHLDAWNSGLKTTYYVRSTSVELIDCDSCSS, encoded by the coding sequence ATGACAACTGTTACGAATACCGAAAAACAAGAAGTATTACATCAATTAATAAAAGAGTTTGGAGAAGAAAATATAGCACCTCTTCTGAAAACACATGAAAGATGGATGAAGAAATTCCCAGAAGGTACAACGTCTGCGTGGTCCAAGTCCATGTCACTAGAGGCACTAAGCTTTTTAGATGAACAAGAAACATATTGGACATTCGTCGCTGCTCGCATTCATTTAGCTGATGTATATGAAAAAGTAGCAATACATAGAAACACAACGCCAGACGCAGTATATAGTAAGTTTGCAAGCAATGTACAAGCATTAGTGGCAAAAGGTCTATATGACAAACGCCTTGCAGATTCTTATTCCCAAGAAGAACTGCAACTGTTGGCAGAACTTATTGTGCCGGAGCGAGATTTTTTATTTACATATATCGGATTAAAAACGTTACTTGATCGTTATGTAGCAAAGGACTTTGATAAATCGATCGTCGAGCTTCCACAAGAACGCTGGTTGATTATTGCAATGACACTCATGAAAGAAGAGAAAAAAAATCGTCTTGGCAAGATAAAAGAAGCATATTGGGCAATGAGTAATTTATATATGACTGTTGCAACACCAACACTTTCTAATGCAGGGAAGCCTCACGGACAGCTATCTAGTTGTTTTATTGACACAGTTGATGACAGTCTTCAAGGAATTTACGATACCAATACAGACGTAGCGACGCTTTCTAAATTTGGTGGCGGAATTGGCGTATACATGGGGAAAGTGCGTAGTCGTGGATCTTCTATTCGTGGATTTGTCGGTGCATCAAGCGGGGTCCTTCCTTGGATCAAACAATTAAACAACACTGCAGTGAGTGTGGATCAGCTAGGTCAGCGTCAAGGGGCAATTGCGGTTTACCTAGATGTTTGGCACAAAGATATTTTCACATTTCTAGATTTACGCTTAAATAACGGGGATGAGCGTCTTCGTGCGCACGACATTTTCACTGGTGTGTGCTTGCCGGATTTATTCATGGAAAAAGTAGATGCTCGTGATGAGTGGCATTTATTTGATCCACATGAAGTTCGTCAGTTAAAAGGCTATTCTCTAGAAGATTTCTACGATGAGAAACGTGGAGAAGGTTCATTCCGAGAAAAATACGAGGAATGTGTAAATGATAGTCGTTTATCTCGTGAAACAGTTCCAGCGATTGACTTGATGAAACGAATTATGCGTTCTCAACTCGAAACGGGTGTGCCTTATATGTTTTACCGCGATGAGGTAAATCGTAGTAATCCAAATAAGCATGCAGGTATGGTGTACAGCAGTAATCTATGTACAGAAATATTCCAAAACCAGAGTGCTACTTCGTTTGAATCCATTCAATTAGAAGATGATGTTATTGTGACTCGTCGCAAAGCAGGGGATTTTGTTGTTTGTAACTTATCTTCCATTAACCTTGGACGAGCAGTTCCAGCGGATGTTTTGGAGCGCTTAATTAAAATCCAAGTGCGCATGCTCGACAATGTGATTGATTTGAATATGATTCCGATTCCACAAGCGGAACGCACGAATGCAAGATATCGTGGAATTGGCCTTGGTACTTTTGGTTGGCATCATTTACTTGCACTTAATAGCATTCGCTGGGAGTCCGATGAAGCAGTTGAGTTTGCAGATAAGCTATATGAAAAGGTGGCTTTCTTAACAATTCAAGCTTCCGTAGAGCTTGCAAAAGAAAAAGGGGCATATCCTTTATTCGAAGGGTCGGACTGGCAAACAGGATCGTATTTTGAAAAACGTCAATACGAAAGCGAAGCATGGAATGAACTACGTAAGGAAGTCGCGGAAAATGGCATCCGAAACGGCTACTTAATGGCTGTTGCACCAAACTCATCTACGTCGATTTTAGCAGGAAGCACGGCGAGCATAGATCCGATTTTCCAAAAATCTTACTCTGAAGAGAAGAAAGATTACAAGATTCCAGTGACTGTTCCGGATTTAAATTCGGAAACGACATGGTTCTACAAATCAGCATATTTCATTGATCAACATTGGACATTAAAGCAAAATGCAGCACGTCAACGCCATATCGATCAAGGTGTGTCGTTGAATTTATACGTTCAAAATACAATTAAGGCAAAAGAATTACTAGACTTACATTTAGACGCTTGGAACAGTGGATTGAAAACGACATATTACGTTCGTTCTACTTCCGTTGAATTAATCGATTGTGATTCTTGTTCAAGCTAA
- a CDS encoding BMC domain-containing protein — translation MSEEKKRFIQEFVPGKQITLSHLIANPDSDMFVKLGIQEAGALGIMTCTPSETVIIAGDLATKAANVSIGFLDRFTGSLVIVGSVSEVDMAMHEINRFLSERLGYTPAEITKS, via the coding sequence ATGAGCGAAGAGAAAAAGAGATTTATACAAGAATTCGTTCCAGGTAAGCAAATTACACTCAGTCATTTAATTGCAAATCCAGACTCAGATATGTTTGTAAAACTAGGAATTCAAGAAGCAGGAGCACTCGGGATTATGACTTGCACTCCAAGTGAGACGGTTATTATTGCAGGGGATTTAGCTACAAAGGCGGCCAATGTAAGCATAGGATTTTTAGATCGATTTACAGGAAGTCTTGTAATTGTTGGTAGTGTTTCAGAAGTAGACATGGCTATGCATGAGATTAATCGGTTTTTATCAGAAAGACTAGGTTATACGCCTGCAGAAATTACAAAGTCATAA
- a CDS encoding undecaprenyl-diphosphate phosphatase, translating into MEILELLKALILGFVEGMTEFAPVSSTGHMIIVDDMWLKTEEFLGQYSANTFKIVVQLGSILAVVVVMWKRLFSLVGLYKIESEQSSKQFNLLHVIVGMLPAVVLGFAFKDFIDDHLFGVETVIYSLVAGSILMIIADKFGPKNPSIVSLDQISYAQAFKVGLVQCLSLWPGFSRSGATISGGVLFGMSHRTAADFTFIMAVPIMAGASLVSVLKNWEQINMDDMGFYIVGFLSAFVFALISIKFFLKLLSRVKLMPFAIYRLVLAAVLAVIVFM; encoded by the coding sequence ATGGAAATTCTAGAATTGTTAAAAGCACTTATATTAGGTTTTGTTGAAGGTATGACAGAGTTTGCCCCTGTTTCATCCACAGGACATATGATTATTGTCGATGATATGTGGTTGAAAACGGAAGAATTTTTAGGGCAGTATTCGGCAAACACATTTAAAATTGTTGTACAACTAGGTTCGATTTTAGCTGTAGTTGTAGTTATGTGGAAACGATTATTTAGTTTAGTAGGATTGTATAAAATAGAGAGTGAACAATCGAGCAAGCAATTCAATTTGCTACACGTTATTGTTGGAATGCTTCCTGCTGTGGTTTTAGGTTTTGCGTTTAAAGACTTTATTGATGATCATTTATTTGGAGTGGAAACAGTTATATATAGTCTTGTAGCTGGATCTATTTTGATGATTATTGCGGATAAATTTGGGCCGAAAAACCCTTCCATCGTTAGTTTGGATCAAATTTCGTATGCACAAGCATTTAAAGTGGGACTAGTGCAATGTTTATCTTTATGGCCAGGATTCTCCCGCTCAGGTGCTACCATTTCCGGTGGGGTATTGTTTGGGATGAGTCATAGAACAGCGGCAGATTTTACATTCATCATGGCTGTTCCGATTATGGCTGGGGCAAGTCTAGTGTCAGTTTTGAAAAACTGGGAACAAATTAATATGGATGACATGGGCTTTTATATTGTAGGATTTTTAAGTGCATTTGTGTTCGCACTAATCTCTATTAAATTCTTCTTAAAACTCCTTTCTCGAGTTAAATTAATGCCATTTGCGATTTATCGTCTCGTGTTAGCGGCTGTGCTAGCAGTTATTGTGTTTATGTAA